The following nucleotide sequence is from Prosthecobacter dejongeii.
CCCGATCAACAACAGCTTCCAGATCGCTGTGGTGCGCTCCACCACCGGTGGCAGCCTCACCGCGCTGGCAGGCAGCAGCTTCACCACAGGCAGCGGCAATGCGGGCACGTTTGTGAATGTGTCCAACGTGCTGGATGGCCGCACCTTTACCCAGGCCGATACGGGTGCCCTGGTGCTGGTGAAGGATGAGCAGGCCAACTCCGCCCGCAACGGCGTGTATCGGGTGGTCATCACCGCGCAGCAGACGGCTGGCACCATGAATCTGGTGCGTGCGGTGACGCTGGATGAATTGGCTGAGTTCACCTACGGCCTGCGCGTGCAGGTGCAGGGTGGCACGGAGCAGAATGAAACCTACTTCCTGGCCAGCCTGGTGCAGGAAGTGAACACCTCCCCCGTCGTGTGGGCGCAGGTGCTGACGGTGGACCGCGCGACGACGGGCTACAGCCTCACCCGTGTGGAAGGCCGCTTTGACCCGACTCACAACGGTCTCTTCAGCAATGCCGGTGGCCCAGGGGCCTTCGTGGAAGTGGATACCCTCATTGACGGTCGCATCTTTACTGAGGCTGACACAGGCACACTCATCCTGGTGAAGGATGAAGAGAACAACCCGGCCTGGAATGGGGTGTACCGCATCATTTACAGCGCTGGTCTGCAATTGAATGGCACCCTGAACCTGGTGCGTGCACCTGAGTTCGACACGGTGGCTGAGATGACCTACGGCACGCAGGTGCGTGTGACGAACGGCACCCATGCCGGGCAGGCCTTCTTCCTGGCCAGCAATGTCTCCGGCCTGAATACTACGCCGGTGCTCTGGACCCGCGATGTGGCGGATGCAAACATCGCGCTGCGCACGGCCGTTTCCGGTTTGACGATTTCCCAGGCCATTGATGTCAATGCCCGCGTGGGTGCTGGCAGCATGAGCCTCGGCTCCGCCACCGCGCTGACTTCCGGCACGGCTGAGTTCACCGGGAACATCACCCTGCGGGATAACCAGCGCTACACGGCAGAAAACCAGAGCCTGAATCTGGATTCCAACCTCGCTACCGGTTACGGCGTGAAGATCCGTGGCAACATCACGGAAGCTCGCGGCACGGCGGGGTCTGACAGCGGTGGTACCCTGCCAGCCGATTCCCTGTCCCTGGTGAAGACCGGCACGGGCGTGGTCAGTCTGTATGGCAATGACAGCACCTTCCACGGCGGCGTCACGGTGAATCAAGGCACCTTGCTGGTGATGAATACCGCAGGTTCCGCCACGGGCACAGGCACGGTGCAGGTGAATGCAGGTGCTGTCCTGGGTGGGGTGGGCTTCATCGGCGGGCCCGTCCAGCTCACGGGCACAGGCACTGAGATCAGCACCCGCGCCACTCTGCGTGTGGGTGACCCGACGGTGACCACGGGGAATGAAGTCCTCACTCTGGGTGGCCCGCTGACGGTGGGACCGAACTCGGTGGTGGAGTTCGCCCTGGGTGCAGGCAATCTCAACCGCCTGGCAGGCACCTCCATCAACCTCACGGAAACGGGTCGCCTGCTGGTGTCCATGGCTCCAGGCTACAATCCAGGTCTCAACACCACGTTTGACATTCTGGACCTGAGCGGCGGCATCACCTTCAGCCAGGGTGGCCAGGTCACGCTTTCAGATTACCTGAAACTCCCGGGTCAATACCTGTGGGATACTTCCACCTTCCTCACCACGGGGTCCATCACCATCACGGGTCTGACCGACGATGTGCAGGTGGACGTGCCGCCGGCTGCGGTGACGGTGAACCCAGGCGCGGGCACGACGGTGAATTTCAGCGTCACCGTTTCGGGCAGCCCTGAGTTTGTCTATCAGTGGCAGTTCCGCCAGGCTGGAGCCCCGGACTACGTCAACATCGGCACAGCGGTGCGCGCCAGTGCGTTTACCAATACCTTCACGAAGACCGGCATCTTTGAAGCCGATGAAGGGGACTACCGCGTGATGGTGACCAATGGTGATGGGGCCTTCACGGCCACCAGCGCCCCAGCTTACCTGACGGTGAATAACCCTCCGGTGATCATCGTGCAGCCGACACCGCAGACGGTGAACCCGAACGCGACAGCGACCTTCACCGTGCAGGTGAATGGGCCAACGCCTTACAGCTTTGTCTGGAGACGCGGCACAGTGCCGATCACTCTCGGTGGCCGCTTCAGCGTGGTTTCGGATGCGCAGACGGGCCTCTCCACCCTGACCATCACAGGCGTGGTGAAGGCGGATGAGACCAACAACATCAACGTCGTCGTCAGCAACCTGGCCGGTAGCGCTGCGCCAAGTAACTTTGTGTCCCTGCTGGTGACGGATCCGGTGACCATCGTGAACCAGCCCTTGAACTCGCAGGTGAGCACGGGTGACATCGCCTTCTTCACCGTGAGTGCCACTGGCACCGCGCCGATCTCCTACCAGTGGCAGCGCCGCGAAGTGGGCGGTGTCTTTGAAGACATCGTGGGTGAAACCGAAAACACGCTGCGCATCCCCGGCATCACGGCGGATGATGACAACGATGAAATCCGCGTGCGGGTGACCAACCCTGCTGGCACGGTGGACAGCGTTGTGGTGTCCATTGACCTGGTGCCAGGCGCGCCATCCATCGTCTCTCCAGGGTCCACGACTCTGGTTCAGGGCTCCACTCTGGAGCTCACCAGCCGCGTAGGCGGTGCCACGGCGGGCCGAGTGGTGGTGTGGAAGCGTAACAATGCGGTCATCACGGCGGGTGAGCGCGTCAATGCAGGCGTGACCTCGAAGGTCTCCATCCTGGAATCCTTCGAAGGCAACACCCTCATCACCACGCTGCGGATTGAAAACATCACGACCGCGCTGGCTGGTGAATTCAAGGTGGAAGCGAAGAACACGCTGTTCCCGAAACCCGTGACCTCGGTCGCTGGCACAGGCTTGGTGGTGGTGGCGAACAACCCGAATGTGGATGTGGCCGCCTCTAACAAACCGAAGACCAAAGCGACCATGACCGTCATCGCTGCTGGCCCGGCGAAGGGCGTGACCATCGGCTACCAGTGGATGCGTCTGGTGGATGGCAACTACGAGGCCATCCCGCCGAGCGACATTGACTTTGTGGGTGTGCTGACGAAGACGCTGACCATCAACAATGTGGACATCGCAGACCGTGGCACTTACGCCTGTAAAGTCACTGGTGCAGGCACGCCTTCCTTTGTGATGGCAGGCACACACCACCTGAAGGTTTACACAGCCGAGCCTGAACTGCTGCCGATCACCTTCCCTGTGGGCATGGTGGGTGCCGACTATGAATACCAGATCCCTGTGGACCTGGGCACGGATGGTGACAAGACGCCGGCGCTTTACAGCATCAGCGGCCTGCCTCCTGGGCTGAAGGCCGATAGCAAAACAGGTAAAATCACCGGTCGCCCAACGGCGAGCAAGGTGGGTGGTTACGCGGTGAAGGTGACGGTTTCCAATGCCTTCAGTTCGAAGCCCAACCTCCAGACAGCCACGGCCACGCTGACGGTGAATGCCATCCCGACCGGTGGGGTGGGTACCTTTGCAGGCTGGATCCCACGGCATGAGCTGAACGGGGAAGTGGGCGGTCGTTTCGACCTCGTCGTGACGGCTCAGGGAGCTTTCTCGGGCAAGGTGACGCTGGCTACGACGGTGTACCCGATCAAAGGCAACCTGAAGCTGGTGATTGATCCGGAGACGGGCCTGCTCACGGCAGATCCTGAGGGCACGGTGACCATCCTGCGCAAAGCGGTGGGTGCAGCTCCAGTGCCACCGCCGCTGACGCTGGCCTTTACCCTGAAGCCTAACACGGATCGCCTGGGCACGGCCTCCATCAGCACCTCCGAGCAGCGGATCGTGGATAACGAGCTGGTGGTGGTGGACCTGAATCTGCCCTTCACCGGCTGGCGCAACAAGTGGTCTGCCACGGTGCCACCGAATGATTACCTGAGTGATCTGGTGGCCCCGGCGGTGAAGAAGACACCGGGTTACTACACGATGGCGCTTTCGCCTCCAGATGCCTCCGCTGCGGTGATCCCGCAGGGGGATGGTTTTGCCGCCTTCACGGTGGGTGTGACGGGGACGCTCAGCTACGTGGGTAAGACGGCAGATGGTCAAGCCATCACGGGTGCCCAGTTCGTCGGCCCGCTGGGTGAAGTGATCATGTTCCAGACCCTCTACAAGACCACACCACGTGGCTCTCTGGTGGGTGAGATCAAGATCAACAAGGTGAATGATGCGATCTTTGCGGATAACACCATCACCTCCAGCCCTGCGACAGCACCTACCTGGACCTGCCCAGCTAACCTGCTGGCGTCTAACCGCACCTATCGCAACGGCTTCGGCCCGATCTCCCTCACCGTGAATGGTGGAGCCTACCTGGACCCGAACCGCAAGAAGCCCACGCCGACCTCACCGGACTACCCGCTGATCTTTGGTCTGCTGGCTCCGACGGTGGATGCGCTGGACCTGAAGTTCTACCTGAACGAGCTGGATGGTGCCACGCCGATCCCTGCGATTCTGGACCCAAGTCTGCCTTACAACGGTGGCACGGACCGGGTGGACGTGCTGGCGAAGAGCGCCGTGAAGGTGCCTCTGGCAGACGCGAATCCGTTTGGCACGACGCTGACTCTGGCGGCTGCGAAGGGGACCTTCACTGGGAAGGTGACGCTCCGCCAGCCAGATGCAGTCTTTGGTGGTGCGGCGGGTGTGCTCGTGCGCACGGCGACCTACCAGGGCATCCTGGTGAAAGAGGGCAGTGGGTATGTGGGCGTGGGTTACTACCTCATGCCTGAGCGTCCGAATGAGGCGGGTGAAACGGTGGCGAAGACACCGCTGATCTCGAATCAGGTCATTCTTGCTCCTTAAGAATCAAATTCCGCGGCCCCGTGGGGGGAAACCCCTCCGGGGCTTCTTTATGGCGAAAAAAGGCGTGTAATAACGAAGTACATACTGTGCAATGACTTGAAAAGATTTCGTGTTTCCGATTTAATCGAAAAAATTCAAATAAATTTCCCCCCACCACTGCTATGAAACACATCCGCCTCTTACTTGCTGACGCGCGGCGTCACCAGGGGTTAGCCTTGATCATCGTTCTTTCGATGCTCGCGCTGGCTACGATCGTTATTTTGGCCTTCCTCAGCGTGGCTGATACGGAGAACAAAGCGACGAACATCTATTCAGCCTCGCAGACCTCACGCCGATTTGCCGATACGGCGGTGAACATGGTCATTTCGCAGATTCGTTCGGGTTCTGCCCGTGAATCTGCTGGGGTGCCTGTGATGCACGCCACACAGCCTGGGGCAGTGCGGAAGTATTCCACCGCAGGGTCTTTCCTGGCGGGGTACAAACTGTTTTCGGATAAAGATATGATTTATCGCGGAGCAGGCGCGGCTGCGGAGCAGAACTTCGTGCTTCAGTCTGAACCGCCGAGCGACTGGAATGACCCGGTTAACCAAGCTCGCTACGTGGATTTGAATGAGCCTGTGATCAAAGGGGTGGCTTTGGATGCCAACACGAACCAGGACAACAACCAGGTTTTCTTCCCGATCATTGACCCGCGCGCCGGTCTGGACATTGACCCCACAGGGACGGAAGTGGGGGTGGAGGGCTTTTCCTACAGCACCACGACGCCGCTGCGGCCTAACAATAACATCGGCGATGGCAATACCGATGGGAACTCGCCACCGATCGTGATCCCGACAGGGGCGGGGATGGACCCTGACCAACTGCGCCTGGCCATGCCCGTGCAGTGGCTGTATGTGCTGAAGGATGGGGCGATCGGTTTCCTCCTGCCAGACACGCTGGAGTTCCGCGTGCTGGACAATGCGGAAGGTCTGGGAGATGGCCCTTCGGTGAACCAGCAGGCGGACTACGGTGTGCCTTCGGAAGAGAACCCCATCGTGGGCCGCATCGCTTTCTGGGCGGATGATGAAACCTCAAAGATCAACATCAATACGGCCTCTGAGCCGACGTATGCTGGCCTGCCGATTTATTACCATGAGCGTGACCACCGCTGGGCTGACTACCCGCCAGCACGCAGTGAATACCAGCGTTTCCCTGGGCACCCGGCCACGGTGGCGCTGAGCAGTGTGTTTTACTCCAATCCGCTGCAGGACCTGGGCCGCAGTCTGGACACTTACCGCACGAATGGACCGCTCTCTGGGTCGGAACTGAGCCGGGTGCTGGAAATCAAGGAGCGCATCTATGACCTGATGCCACGCATCCACACAGGTGGCAGCCGTGCGGGGACGCGCAGCTTTGGAGATGATGACTACCGCAACTCTTCGGGGGACAACACGAACTCCAGTGCCATCGCGGTGGCGATGGGCGAGCGCCTTTATGCGAGCGTGGATGAGCTGCTGTTTGCGCAAGGATCTGCAAACGGCCAGCGGGTGCTGAATCAGGCCCAGGTGAGCCAGCAGACGGTCTTGTTTGATAAGACCAGCCTGGAGCGCTCCAGCGCCTTTTTGACGGCCCACAGCCGCGCCAGTGAGATCAACCTGTACGGTCTGCCACGTATCGCCATGTGGCCCATCGCGCCGAATCGGCCGCAGAATAACAACAAGCGCACGGGCTTTGATAAGCTGGTGGAATTCTGCTCACGCCTGGGCGGCACGGGGGATATCAATCCAGACTCGGCCAACCTTTATGTGTTCCAGCGTGAGCATTCAGCCACGATCCCGGGATCTGTGAACGGTGCCCGTCACGACATCTCACTTCCGCGCAACATCAAGTTGCTGAACATGCTGGATCGTATCCTGGACCAGCCTTTCCCGACGGCCAGCAATGACACGGCTCCGACGGGGCGTTCCTTCAAGGACAGCACGAAATTTGGCGTGGACAATACCCGGCAGTTGCTGGTTTCCATGTTTGACTACATCCGCTGCACGAATCTCTACGACAGCTTCCTTGTGCCGCAGAGCCGCAATAGCTGGCCTTCGGCTTCCATCAACTGGACCACGCTGTATCAACTGCGGGATTCTTCAGGTTCCAGCTACAATACTTACACCCCAGGGGTGGTGCGTGATGCGGGGAACAGCTCGAATCCATTTGCGGACCGCTTCCTGCCTGGTCACGGCCAGGTGACACCGGCGGAGCACCCGACCTGGAAGAGCAGTTCCACCGGGGACTCCCTGCGTGGGTTTGGCCGTTTCATCTCCCTGAGCGAGGTCGGGCTGCAACTCATCTGCACGGCGGATGGCCAGCCAGACATGTACAGTTGGCGCATCCCAGTACCGGTGCCATCGGCTGACCCACAGGCTCCGAAAGGGAACTTCCGCATCCCGAACATCGCCCCAGCGAACTATGTGGCAGCAACCCAGGGTGCCCAGCCCGTCATCAGCGGTGGTCGCACGGCTCTGAAAGTGGATGAGGCGGACAATGATGGCTTCCGGATCGCCTACCGTCTGCCAGTGGGTTTTGAAGGTGGCAATGCCCGCCTCATCAATATTGGAGAGGTGCACTGGAAAGATGGCGGCGGCGGCATCAACAGTGACAACCCGGCTGCGATCAAGGACCGCTATTACTCGAACTACCCGCCAGTGAGCAATCCTAACCAGGCTGGTCTGTATGGTACCACGGCCATTCCTGGGACCAATGAGAGCCCGGGCTATGGCCGCTTTTACCAGCGCCATCCAGGTTATGACTGGCGCAACTGGAACTGGACACTGGACCCTGATACGCCGCTGACACCGACCCAAAAGCGTGTGCAGGCCATGCTGCACCTGGAGTTCTTCTGCCCTTCTCTGGCTTACACAGAGATCAATCCTGACTACACGGTGGTCATTTCCGCCTCGGACATCAGCAGCATCGAAGTGGCAGGGAACGCCGTGTTTTCCACCACCTCTCCGGTGGCGATCCGCAGTGAGCGCCCGCTGTATGACATTGATGGTAGCCCTGAAGTGGGTGGTTTTGCCAGCTTCCGCAACGTCTCCATTGGTCGCCGTGTGGGCCCACGTAGCCCGATGCCAGAAGATTTGGGTTATGATGCGGCGGCTACTTCTCAAGTCCACTCGGGCTTGGTGAACATGGACTTGGTGTCCTCGTTCTTCACGGTGCAACACACCGATGTGATGAGCTTCCAGTCTGCTACCATCACGCTGAAGATTTATGACCACCATGTGCTGGCCTCCACCACCGAAGAGCCCGTGCAGGTCATCAAATTCAAGTTGGCCGGCGGCTCTGCCCCGACGCCCGACCTGATCACCCAGGGTTCTTACCTGGTGAACTACCAGCGCGCAGACGGCTCGACCTATAACCACCCGGCCATCCAGGCCCCACGCTGGTGGTCCTTTAACCGCGATGGTTGCATCGGCCGTTATGATGCCGGTGGCGCGCCAACAAACATGGATACGAAGGCTTTGGCCTCAATCCGTGGTCGTTTCTACCGTTGGGATGGGGCGGGCGGTTCTCAGGTGGATACAGAGACCCGTGCCTATAACCCCAACATCGGCGACAACCTGAAGAACCAGAGTGTGCCCGGTGCGCGAGCTCTGATCTACACCAAAGACCCGGCTAACTATGCCGGTGTGGAACTGCAGGACAATGACTTGATCCGCTCCAATCCGCTGGCGCGCATTGCCTATGGCCCTGTGTCAGACCCGAACAATGCGATCAATCGACTGAAAGTCTCTGATCCGAATTCGTCCGAGTTGCAGAACTACAACCGCCCATGGCACTATGGCTCGGATGTGGTGCGCACGATGGTGCCTGCCTATGGAGACCCACGTCTCATCGCGGCGAAAAAGACGGTGGAAGAGACGGAGTGGGTGGTGCACCCGCTGTGGAACGAGACCAATGCCTACACCGCGCACAATTTCTCTTCCTACACGGCGGGGACAGAGCCTGGATTTGACCGTGGCAACCCGATCAACACGAACGATACGAATCAGTATGTACGCATCCTGCCGAAGAATGTGAGGCTGGATGGAACGAATGGCGCCGGTGCAGGCCGCACGCCGGATGTGCCGCACTCAACGGTGGCTGTGGGGGCCTTCCAGAAGTACTATGACTTTGATGACGGTGATCCAGGTGGCCGTGTGGGTGCCTACATCGGCAAAGTGGATGAAGGTAACTACGCTGTGGGTGACTTTACATTTACTGGCTGGCCAGCGCCGAAGAAGTGGCGTGCGACCTACTTCCGTTCCAACGGAACAGGGGCCCGCTTTGCCAGCGGCTCGGGGAGTTTCTTCTCGCCTAACCGCATGCTGCCATCTCCGGCGGTGATGGGCTCCCTGCCGAGCAAAATCTGGGGAACCAATGGTGAAGGTGCCTGGACGAACCTGCTGTTCCGCCCGTATGTGCAGTATGACACAGGGCGCACGGGGGCTAACCAAGCGGCGAATTCTACCCACCCTGGGGCTAGCTCACCGCCTGACCATTATCTTCTGGACCTGTTCTGGATGCCGGTGGTGGAGCCGTATGCGATCAGTGAGCCGCTCTCCACGGCGGGTAAGATCAACCTGAACTACCAGATGCTGCCATTCACGCACATCCGCCGTGCGACGGCGCTGCATGCGGCGATGAAGGGAGAGATGATTGCGGCCATTCCGAACCCTGAGTATGAGGAGTCTAAAGGCGTGCTGACTCAATGGACGACGAACGGCGATAGCCCGCCGACCTTCCGCAGTGAGGCGCAGAACAAGTACTGGCACCGCTCCATCGTGATTGATTCCTTCAAGAATGGAGCCCGCAGTTGGTGGGCGGACAACGACCTGAACCAGACGGTGCAGGGGACGCTGCGTCAGTTTGAAGAGCGGTTTAACTTCTCCAACACGCTTTCCAGCGGGTTCAAAGCAGGTCTCTTCCGCACGGCTTCGCAGTTGTGTGAGGTGCACCTCATCCCTGGGGATGCCTCCGGCCCTGCCGCCAAGAATGTGCTGGCTTCAGCCGTGGCAAACCCTACCTCTCGTGCGACGGCGATGGCCAATTTCTGGTCTGAACATTGCGCGACGGGGGACAATACCCGTGAGCGTCCGTATGCGAATTTGTATGCGAAGTTCACCACCCGCTCGAACACCTTCCGGGTGCATGTGCGGGCCCAGGCCATCCGCAAGGCACGGCGCTCCGTGGCGGCGAATGTGTTTGATCCGAAGCTGGACCTGCCGAGCGGTGAGTTCCGCGGTTCCTTCTTGCTGGAGCGTTACATTGACCAGGCTGACCTGACGGCAGCGGGGATCAGTGTGGACTATGCATCCTCGGTGAATCCTTTCGCCCTGAAGCCGCTGGAAAATTACTATCGCTTCCGTGTGCTTGAGTCCAAGCGCTTCGCTCCTTAATTCAACCGTTTGTTGCCCCCCACTTTTGGCCATGAGCTTTCGATATTCCTCCGTTTCAGCCTCTTCTCTGCGGAGAGGGGCTGCCTTCACCCTGGTGGAGGTCTTGGTTTCGATGACGGTCTTGATCATCCTGCTGCTGGTGAGTGCGCAGGTGATCGGGACGGTGCAGAGTACCTGGACGCAATCCAATGCCCGGGTGAGCCAGTTCCGTGAGGCCCGTACGGCCTTTGACATCATCACGCGTAACCTGAGTCAGGCGACTTTGAATTCGTACATTGATTACGATACGTCCTATTTGCAGGATGGGGTGGCGGCGGTGACGACGACGGCGCCGCAGAATTACATTCGTAAATCCGATCTGCGTTTTGTTTCCAAGCGTGCGGAGGATCTGCTGCAGGTGGGCGGTGGTGGGGGAAATACGCCTGGGCATGCGGTGTTTTTCCAGGCTCCTCTGGGGGTGGCGCATGATCCGAACTATGTGGGGCTGGATCGTCTGCTCTGTGGCCGGGGTTACTTTGTGCAATACACCTCCGACGCGTTTTTTACCCCGGCGGTGCTGCCTGCCATCACGCCGAAATATCGCTATCGGTTGATGGAGTTTTCTCCTCCTGCGGAGAAAAATCTGATCTATCCTGCTGCGGCAGCGGTGCAGGGGCCGCCGACGGACGATTGGTTTGCGGCAGCGGGGGTGCCCCTGGAAAATGAGGAGCAGCCGACGGACCGTGGGCTGACACGGCCGATCGCGGATAACATTGTGGCCTTGATCGTGGCCCCGCAGTTGGAGACGCCCGTGCAGGGTGGGCAGGTGGAACTGCAGTCCACGTTTGACTTTGATTCGGCCAATGTCCCTGGGGCGACGAATCAAAACCAGGGGAATCTGCACCGTCTGCCGCCGATGGTGCGGGTGATTTTGGTGGCGATTGACGAACGCACGGCAGACCGCCTGAGCCAGGTGGGAGATCCGGCCACGCCACCGCTGGGTGACATCATCAATGGTCAATTGGATACGGGTGGCGCGGAAAACCTGAATCTGACGATGCAAAACATCTCCAATGCTTTGTCTGCCCAGAACGTGAAATTCCGCATTTTTTCGGCCACGGTGGCTTTGCGCGGTGCGAAGTCGAATAACTAATTTGTCTGTCTTTTTTTGAAGTTCCTTTTGTTATGAGAACCGCTCTTCGTCGTCGCCCTGCGGCCGCATTTACCCTGGTGGAGATGCTCACGGTCGTCGGTATTATCGCTTTGCTCATTGCCCTGGCGGCTCCGGCTTTGATTGATGTGGTCCGTTCCACGCGCCTGAATTCGGCGGGGGATGGTCTGGTGAACCGCATCAGCCTGGCGCAGCAGAGTGCGGTGGCGCTGAGCTCTGAGGTGGAGCTGCGGTTTTATCGGTATGTGGATAGCACGGCGGACCGGCCAGCGGACAATTCCTTTTATGCTTACCAGGTGGTGCAGAGCCTGCCGAATGGGGTGCAAAAGGCGCTTTCAGACCCGTATTTCCTGGACTCAGGCATCATCATTTCCTCGAAGGAGGAGCTGTCACCCCTGCTGGATACGCAGGTGCCGCAGATCCAGAACCAGACGGGGCAGTATCTCTTCACCCCGCCGGGGAACATCGAGGGTGGGGATGTGTACTATGCGGCGCTGCGTTTTTACCCGGATGGCAGCATGCGGGTGCTTTCGCAGGTGGCGAATGCGGACTCGGACGCGAATGAAATGGCACGTGCCT
It contains:
- the vccD gene encoding Verru_Chthon cassette protein D, which gives rise to MRTALRRRPAAAFTLVEMLTVVGIIALLIALAAPALIDVVRSTRLNSAGDGLVNRISLAQQSAVALSSEVELRFYRYVDSTADRPADNSFYAYQVVQSLPNGVQKALSDPYFLDSGIIISSKEELSPLLDTQVPQIQNQTGQYLFTPPGNIEGGDVYYAALRFYPDGSMRVLSQVANADSDANEMARAYTIPNYDQSFMIIVESRDADNSQAPDNYYCVQIDSYTGRTRVYRP
- the vccC gene encoding Verru_Chthon cassette protein C, whose protein sequence is MSFRYSSVSASSLRRGAAFTLVEVLVSMTVLIILLLVSAQVIGTVQSTWTQSNARVSQFREARTAFDIITRNLSQATLNSYIDYDTSYLQDGVAAVTTTAPQNYIRKSDLRFVSKRAEDLLQVGGGGGNTPGHAVFFQAPLGVAHDPNYVGLDRLLCGRGYFVQYTSDAFFTPAVLPAITPKYRYRLMEFSPPAEKNLIYPAAAAVQGPPTDDWFAAAGVPLENEEQPTDRGLTRPIADNIVALIVAPQLETPVQGGQVELQSTFDFDSANVPGATNQNQGNLHRLPPMVRVILVAIDERTADRLSQVGDPATPPLGDIINGQLDTGGAENLNLTMQNISNALSAQNVKFRIFSATVALRGAKSNN
- the vccA gene encoding Verru_Chthon cassette protein A, which translates into the protein MKHIRLLLADARRHQGLALIIVLSMLALATIVILAFLSVADTENKATNIYSASQTSRRFADTAVNMVISQIRSGSARESAGVPVMHATQPGAVRKYSTAGSFLAGYKLFSDKDMIYRGAGAAAEQNFVLQSEPPSDWNDPVNQARYVDLNEPVIKGVALDANTNQDNNQVFFPIIDPRAGLDIDPTGTEVGVEGFSYSTTTPLRPNNNIGDGNTDGNSPPIVIPTGAGMDPDQLRLAMPVQWLYVLKDGAIGFLLPDTLEFRVLDNAEGLGDGPSVNQQADYGVPSEENPIVGRIAFWADDETSKININTASEPTYAGLPIYYHERDHRWADYPPARSEYQRFPGHPATVALSSVFYSNPLQDLGRSLDTYRTNGPLSGSELSRVLEIKERIYDLMPRIHTGGSRAGTRSFGDDDYRNSSGDNTNSSAIAVAMGERLYASVDELLFAQGSANGQRVLNQAQVSQQTVLFDKTSLERSSAFLTAHSRASEINLYGLPRIAMWPIAPNRPQNNNKRTGFDKLVEFCSRLGGTGDINPDSANLYVFQREHSATIPGSVNGARHDISLPRNIKLLNMLDRILDQPFPTASNDTAPTGRSFKDSTKFGVDNTRQLLVSMFDYIRCTNLYDSFLVPQSRNSWPSASINWTTLYQLRDSSGSSYNTYTPGVVRDAGNSSNPFADRFLPGHGQVTPAEHPTWKSSSTGDSLRGFGRFISLSEVGLQLICTADGQPDMYSWRIPVPVPSADPQAPKGNFRIPNIAPANYVAATQGAQPVISGGRTALKVDEADNDGFRIAYRLPVGFEGGNARLINIGEVHWKDGGGGINSDNPAAIKDRYYSNYPPVSNPNQAGLYGTTAIPGTNESPGYGRFYQRHPGYDWRNWNWTLDPDTPLTPTQKRVQAMLHLEFFCPSLAYTEINPDYTVVISASDISSIEVAGNAVFSTTSPVAIRSERPLYDIDGSPEVGGFASFRNVSIGRRVGPRSPMPEDLGYDAAATSQVHSGLVNMDLVSSFFTVQHTDVMSFQSATITLKIYDHHVLASTTEEPVQVIKFKLAGGSAPTPDLITQGSYLVNYQRADGSTYNHPAIQAPRWWSFNRDGCIGRYDAGGAPTNMDTKALASIRGRFYRWDGAGGSQVDTETRAYNPNIGDNLKNQSVPGARALIYTKDPANYAGVELQDNDLIRSNPLARIAYGPVSDPNNAINRLKVSDPNSSELQNYNRPWHYGSDVVRTMVPAYGDPRLIAAKKTVEETEWVVHPLWNETNAYTAHNFSSYTAGTEPGFDRGNPINTNDTNQYVRILPKNVRLDGTNGAGAGRTPDVPHSTVAVGAFQKYYDFDDGDPGGRVGAYIGKVDEGNYAVGDFTFTGWPAPKKWRATYFRSNGTGARFASGSGSFFSPNRMLPSPAVMGSLPSKIWGTNGEGAWTNLLFRPYVQYDTGRTGANQAANSTHPGASSPPDHYLLDLFWMPVVEPYAISEPLSTAGKINLNYQMLPFTHIRRATALHAAMKGEMIAAIPNPEYEESKGVLTQWTTNGDSPPTFRSEAQNKYWHRSIVIDSFKNGARSWWADNDLNQTVQGTLRQFEERFNFSNTLSSGFKAGLFRTASQLCEVHLIPGDASGPAAKNVLASAVANPTSRATAMANFWSEHCATGDNTRERPYANLYAKFTTRSNTFRVHVRAQAIRKARRSVAANVFDPKLDLPSGEFRGSFLLERYIDQADLTAAGISVDYASSVNPFALKPLENYYRFRVLESKRFAP